The Streptomyces sp. NBC_00691 genome has a segment encoding these proteins:
- a CDS encoding SRPBCC family protein, protein MTTPPTPMDTVTLERRVSAPPEAVFGFLDDRETWLSWMGADGTFCFEPGGSYRTRVSGENIAAGRFITVAPHRRIVFSWGWESGPLRVPPGSSTIEITLAPTPDGTTLRLIHSGLPSSDACEAHAEYWQHYVDRLATRAEGGDPGPDTWLRDGPESEWSNPSEG, encoded by the coding sequence ATGACGACCCCCCCGACGCCCATGGACACGGTCACCCTGGAACGGCGCGTCTCCGCGCCCCCCGAGGCCGTCTTCGGCTTCCTCGACGACCGGGAGACGTGGCTGTCGTGGATGGGCGCCGACGGCACCTTCTGCTTCGAGCCCGGCGGCTCCTACCGCACCCGGGTCAGCGGGGAGAACATCGCCGCCGGCCGCTTCATCACCGTCGCCCCGCACCGGCGGATCGTCTTCAGCTGGGGATGGGAGTCCGGGCCCCTGCGCGTCCCGCCGGGCTCCAGCACGATCGAGATCACCCTCGCCCCCACCCCCGACGGCACCACCCTCCGCCTGATCCACAGCGGCCTGCCCTCCTCGGACGCCTGTGAGGCCCACGCGGAGTACTGGCAGCACTACGTGGACCGGCTCGCGACCCGCGCCGAGGGCGGCGACCCCGGCCCGGACACCTGGCTGCGGGACGGACCGGAGAGCGAGTGGAGCAACCCTTCGGAGGGCTGA
- the helR gene encoding RNA polymerase recycling motor ATPase HelR, translating to MRVLSSVDQSRGTSAFDLPDRLSPKADPALIAGDERHFAAIAKSLEETIAELSDRLDATRKAPGGAGREAMDRDAEIHRLTGRLRTLRRFGLDLCLGRVVAGEGAEGREGVDGGDGGEPVYIGRLGLTDSTGRRLLVDWRSPAAEPFFAATHAHPMGLSSRRRYRWSGGRINDYWDEVFTADSLEEHAALDDQSAFIASLGGSRSPRMRDVLATLQADQDAIIRAGSRGTLVVDGGPGTGKTVVALHRSAHLLYADPRLGHRRGGVLFVGPHQPYLAYVADVLPSLGEEGVQTCTVRDLVAEGAEAAAERDPEVARLKSSAGMVRAIEAAVRFYEEPPTHGMTVSTDWADVRLTAGDWAEAFEAPETGTPHNEAREQIWEELGSILLGKLGDEVPEGEFRRALRQDEEVAGAVHGAWPLLEATDLVGDLWSVPAYLRKCAPWLDREEVRALQREDAQAWTVSDLPLLDAARQRLGDPEAARRKRRQQATAAAERARMADVIADVLAADVDGEGAVTMLRGQDLKDSLVDEAALPGVEPDLLAGPFAHIVVDEAQELTDAEWQMLLLRCPSRSFTIVGDRAQARNGFTESWQERLERVGLDRITVASLSINYRTPAEVMAEAEPAIRAALPDANVPTSVRSSGVPVVHGSVTDLDAVLDEWLDAHADGTACVIGDPRFRPRSRVQSLTPSLSKGLEFDLVVLVDPERYGVGIEGAVDRYVAMTRATRQLVVLTSA from the coding sequence GTGCGTGTGCTTTCGTCGGTGGACCAGTCGCGCGGCACCAGTGCCTTCGACCTTCCCGACCGCCTCTCCCCCAAGGCCGATCCGGCTCTGATCGCCGGTGACGAGCGGCACTTCGCGGCCATCGCGAAGAGCCTCGAAGAGACGATCGCCGAACTGTCCGACCGGCTCGACGCCACGCGCAAGGCCCCCGGCGGTGCCGGCCGGGAGGCGATGGACCGTGACGCGGAGATCCACCGGCTGACCGGGCGCCTGCGCACCCTGCGCCGCTTCGGCCTGGACCTGTGCCTCGGGCGGGTCGTCGCCGGGGAAGGCGCGGAAGGCAGGGAGGGGGTGGATGGCGGCGACGGCGGGGAGCCCGTGTACATCGGGCGGCTCGGCCTCACCGACAGCACCGGCCGCCGCCTTCTCGTCGACTGGCGCTCGCCCGCGGCCGAGCCGTTCTTCGCCGCGACCCACGCCCACCCGATGGGGCTGTCGAGCCGCCGCAGGTACCGCTGGAGCGGCGGCCGGATCAACGACTACTGGGACGAGGTGTTCACCGCCGACAGCCTGGAGGAGCACGCGGCGCTCGACGACCAGTCCGCTTTCATCGCCAGCCTGGGCGGCAGCCGTTCGCCCCGGATGCGTGACGTGCTCGCCACCCTCCAGGCGGACCAGGACGCCATCATCCGGGCGGGCTCCCGCGGCACCCTCGTCGTCGACGGCGGACCGGGTACGGGAAAGACCGTCGTCGCGCTGCACCGCTCCGCGCACCTGTTGTACGCGGACCCGCGCCTCGGGCACCGTCGCGGCGGCGTCCTGTTCGTCGGCCCGCACCAGCCGTACCTGGCGTACGTCGCCGACGTCCTCCCCAGCCTCGGCGAGGAGGGCGTGCAGACGTGCACCGTGCGGGACCTGGTCGCCGAGGGCGCCGAGGCGGCGGCCGAACGCGACCCCGAGGTGGCGCGGCTGAAGTCGTCCGCCGGCATGGTGCGGGCGATCGAGGCGGCCGTCCGCTTCTACGAGGAGCCGCCCACCCACGGAATGACGGTCTCGACCGACTGGGCCGACGTGCGGCTGACCGCCGGCGACTGGGCCGAGGCGTTCGAGGCGCCGGAGACGGGTACGCCGCACAACGAGGCGCGCGAGCAGATCTGGGAGGAGCTGGGCTCGATCCTCCTGGGCAAGCTCGGTGACGAGGTCCCGGAGGGCGAGTTCCGCCGGGCGCTGCGCCAGGACGAGGAGGTGGCGGGGGCCGTGCACGGCGCGTGGCCGCTGCTGGAGGCGACCGACCTCGTCGGCGACCTGTGGTCGGTCCCCGCGTACCTGCGGAAGTGCGCCCCGTGGCTCGACCGCGAGGAGGTCCGTGCGCTCCAGCGGGAGGACGCGCAGGCCTGGACGGTGTCCGACCTGCCGCTCCTGGACGCGGCGCGGCAGCGGCTCGGCGACCCGGAGGCGGCCCGGCGCAAGCGCCGGCAGCAGGCGACCGCCGCCGCCGAACGGGCGCGGATGGCCGATGTCATCGCCGACGTCCTCGCCGCCGATGTCGACGGCGAGGGCGCGGTGACGATGCTGCGCGGGCAGGACCTCAAGGACAGCCTGGTCGACGAGGCCGCGCTGCCCGGCGTCGAGCCCGACCTGCTGGCCGGTCCGTTCGCGCACATCGTGGTGGACGAGGCGCAGGAACTGACGGACGCCGAATGGCAGATGCTGCTGCTCCGCTGCCCGTCCCGCAGCTTCACGATCGTCGGTGACCGCGCCCAGGCGCGGAACGGCTTCACGGAGTCGTGGCAGGAACGGCTCGAGCGGGTCGGGCTCGACCGGATCACCGTGGCGTCGCTGAGCATCAACTACCGGACGCCGGCGGAGGTCATGGCGGAGGCCGAGCCGGCGATCCGGGCCGCGCTGCCGGACGCGAACGTGCCGACGTCGGTCCGCAGCAGCGGTGTCCCCGTCGTCCACGGCTCGGTGACGGACCTGGACGCGGTCCTCGACGAGTGGCTCGACGCCCACGCGGACGGGACCGCGTGTGTCATCGGCGATCCCCGGTTCCGGCCGCGGTCCCGCGTACAGTCGCTCACGCCGAGCCTGTCGAAGGGCCTCGAGTTCGACCTGGTCGTCCTCGTGGACCCGGAGAGGTACGGCGTCGGCATCGAGGGAGCGGTCGACCGCTATGTGGCGATGACCCGTGCGACCCGGCAGCTCGTCGTCCTGACCAGCGCCTGA
- a CDS encoding serine hydrolase domain-containing protein, with translation MRRTPYRRLFAATVLVASVLAPMTATPATPVHAAAADVVGRHGDEDCPPGEFGHELTARLDRTIEDVREQAGIPGVVVGIWMPGKGSYVKATGVADKVTGEPMFTNTFVRIGSETKTFTVTALLQLVDEGRVRLDDPISRYVHGVPNGRRITLRQLAGMRSGLFPYTADAGFVHDLLSDPQRTFTPRESLAYGFRHKNTFEPGTQFQYSNTNLVLLGLVIEKVTGQRLEDVIDRRVLRPARLRNTLFPEGAEFPEPHAHGYTDQTLSGATADSTDWNPSWAWAAGAMISDLHDLRRWARVLATGELLSPATQAQRLKTLPTGFPGTSYGLGIFDADGWIGHNGSIPGYETVTVYLPSQKATMVLMLNTDSQVGGQEPSTLLARAITSVITPDNVYAGGISPRQGLRGRDA, from the coding sequence ATGCGACGTACCCCCTATCGCCGATTGTTCGCCGCGACGGTCCTCGTGGCCTCCGTGCTCGCGCCGATGACGGCGACGCCCGCCACGCCCGTCCACGCCGCCGCCGCCGACGTCGTCGGGCGGCACGGTGACGAGGACTGCCCGCCCGGGGAGTTCGGGCACGAGCTGACCGCGCGGCTCGACAGGACGATCGAGGACGTCCGCGAGCAGGCCGGCATCCCCGGTGTCGTCGTCGGGATCTGGATGCCCGGCAAGGGGAGCTACGTCAAGGCCACCGGGGTCGCCGACAAGGTCACCGGCGAGCCGATGTTCACCAACACCTTCGTCCGGATCGGCAGCGAGACCAAGACCTTCACGGTCACCGCGCTGCTCCAGCTCGTCGACGAGGGCCGGGTGCGACTCGACGACCCGATCTCCAGGTACGTCCACGGTGTCCCGAACGGCCGCCGGATCACCTTGCGGCAGCTCGCCGGGATGCGCAGCGGCCTCTTCCCGTACACCGCCGACGCGGGCTTCGTCCACGATCTGCTGAGCGACCCGCAGCGCACGTTCACCCCGCGGGAATCGCTCGCGTACGGCTTCCGGCACAAGAACACCTTCGAGCCCGGCACGCAGTTCCAGTACTCCAACACCAACCTCGTCCTCCTCGGCCTGGTGATCGAGAAGGTCACCGGTCAGCGGCTGGAGGACGTCATCGATCGACGGGTGCTCCGCCCGGCCAGGCTGCGGAACACGCTCTTCCCCGAGGGCGCCGAGTTCCCCGAGCCGCACGCCCACGGCTACACCGACCAGACGCTGAGCGGCGCGACCGCCGACTCGACCGACTGGAACCCCAGCTGGGCCTGGGCGGCCGGTGCGATGATCTCGGACCTGCACGACCTGCGCCGCTGGGCCAGGGTCCTGGCCACCGGCGAGCTGCTCAGCCCCGCGACGCAGGCGCAGCGCCTCAAGACGCTGCCGACCGGCTTCCCCGGCACGAGTTACGGCCTCGGGATCTTCGACGCCGACGGCTGGATCGGGCACAACGGCTCCATCCCCGGCTACGAGACCGTGACGGTCTACCTGCCCTCGCAGAAGGCCACCATGGTCCTCATGCTCAACACCGACTCCCAGGTGGGGGGCCAGGAGCCGTCCACCCTGCTCGCCCGGGCGATCACGTCGGTCATCACGCCGGACAACGTCTACGCCGGTGGCATCTCCCCGCGTCAGGGACTCCGCGGGAGAGACGCGTAG
- a CDS encoding bestrophin-like domain produces MSLWLLNQFSTFTLAVVTVGGTVLVAVAGSVLLRRRHPSLSDGEHNDMVGVTLGMFGAIYGIILAFVIVTLWTQLESTQTIVASEATDVALIARDAAAFPPPVRARVDDALSDYVHSVVEVQWPRMREGQPSFGATSQKLQAVYDVLQEFDPATPREEVFYEEAVSHLNGVASQRRARLTMAEQELPPLLQVLAFGGAFVLIPLTFLYGMRKLRIQLLFVASVAALIGFSLLLVFVLDRPFAGDLSVSPAPYKEGALERYW; encoded by the coding sequence ATGTCGCTCTGGCTGCTCAATCAGTTCAGCACCTTCACCCTGGCCGTGGTCACCGTCGGCGGAACCGTCCTCGTGGCGGTGGCCGGCAGCGTGCTCCTGCGCCGCAGGCACCCCTCGCTGTCCGACGGAGAGCACAACGACATGGTCGGGGTGACCCTGGGCATGTTCGGCGCGATCTACGGGATCATCCTGGCCTTCGTCATCGTGACCCTCTGGACGCAGCTGGAGAGCACCCAGACGATCGTGGCCTCCGAGGCCACCGACGTCGCGCTCATCGCCCGCGACGCCGCCGCCTTCCCGCCCCCGGTCCGCGCCCGCGTCGACGACGCGCTCAGCGACTACGTCCACTCGGTCGTCGAGGTCCAGTGGCCCCGGATGCGGGAGGGACAGCCGAGCTTCGGAGCCACCTCCCAGAAGCTCCAGGCCGTCTACGACGTCCTCCAGGAGTTCGACCCCGCGACCCCGCGCGAAGAGGTCTTCTACGAGGAGGCCGTCAGCCACCTCAACGGCGTCGCCTCGCAGCGCCGCGCCCGCCTGACCATGGCCGAACAGGAACTGCCCCCGCTCCTCCAGGTCCTCGCCTTCGGCGGCGCCTTCGTCCTGATCCCGCTCACCTTCCTGTACGGCATGCGCAAGCTGCGGATCCAGCTCCTCTTCGTCGCCTCCGTCGCCGCCCTCATCGGGTTCAGCCTGCTCCTGGTCTTCGTCCTCGACCGCCCCTTCGCCGGCGATCTCAGCGTGAGCCCCGCCCCGTACAAGGAAGGGGCCCTGGAGCGCTACTGGTAG
- a CDS encoding ABC transporter substrate-binding protein, which yields MSTPSSTPGSARADGSSSSVRIGALVPLTPPGWVEAGRHLLAGLELAVREANDGGGIDGRPLELVVRDTAADPRRAAAAVRELAGLGVAALAGEYHSVVARAAAAEADALGLPYLCSSAVLDALTDGPTDRVARLAPAQSHGWRTYADFLLAAGHRRIAVAAQPGVYWASGTRVLRDRLAPRGGTVIPLDMGALTPAGVCDALVDEGATALLLLVGHPEPAVPLVRAVRRDGRLAGILVGAPAGQPEFAGWATSLGADGAAVPFLRYLPERFGPLGARVETALRERLGEAPSFVAFEGHDTVTVLADVLRAHGTDRADLAKAWPHVDVEGTRGRIRFSRTPGIGVWQWAWPPVQVVDRDPAAPGRFRVLHTEPARTRYQ from the coding sequence ATGAGTACGCCATCCTCGACGCCCGGATCCGCGCGGGCGGACGGCTCGTCCTCGTCCGTCCGCATCGGCGCTCTCGTTCCGCTGACCCCGCCCGGCTGGGTCGAGGCCGGCCGGCATCTCCTCGCCGGGCTGGAGCTGGCCGTTCGGGAGGCCAACGACGGCGGGGGGATCGACGGGAGGCCGCTCGAACTGGTGGTCAGGGACACCGCGGCCGATCCGCGGCGGGCAGCGGCCGCCGTGCGGGAACTGGCGGGGCTCGGCGTGGCCGCGCTGGCCGGGGAGTACCACAGCGTCGTCGCCCGCGCCGCGGCCGCCGAGGCCGACGCCCTCGGGCTGCCGTACCTCTGCTCGTCGGCCGTCCTCGACGCGCTCACCGACGGGCCCACGGACCGGGTCGCGCGTCTCGCCCCCGCGCAGTCCCACGGCTGGCGGACCTACGCGGACTTCCTCCTGGCCGCGGGTCACCGCCGGATCGCCGTCGCCGCCCAGCCGGGCGTCTACTGGGCGTCCGGGACCCGCGTTCTGCGGGATCGCCTCGCTCCTCGCGGCGGCACCGTGATCCCGCTCGACATGGGCGCGCTCACGCCCGCGGGGGTGTGCGACGCCCTCGTGGACGAGGGCGCCACCGCTCTTCTCCTGCTGGTCGGCCATCCGGAGCCGGCCGTGCCGCTCGTCCGGGCCGTCCGCCGCGACGGGCGCCTCGCCGGGATCCTGGTCGGCGCTCCGGCAGGGCAGCCGGAGTTCGCCGGCTGGGCGACGTCGCTCGGCGCCGACGGCGCCGCCGTCCCGTTCCTGCGCTATCTGCCCGAACGCTTCGGCCCGCTCGGTGCCCGGGTCGAGACGGCCCTGCGCGAACGACTGGGCGAAGCGCCGTCCTTCGTCGCCTTCGAGGGCCACGACACCGTCACCGTCCTCGCCGACGTGCTGCGCGCGCACGGCACGGACCGCGCGGACCTCGCGAAGGCCTGGCCGCACGTCGACGTCGAGGGCACGCGTGGGCGGATCCGGTTCTCCCGCACGCCGGGCATCGGCGTGTGGCAGTGGGCATGGCCGCCCGTCCAGGTCGTCGACCGGGATCCGGCGGCGCCCGGACGTTTCCGCGTCCTGCACACCGAACCGGCCCGAACCCGCTACCAGTAG
- a CDS encoding YnfA family protein, which produces MTVARSLALFVVAALFEIGGAWLVWQGIREHRGWVWIGAGVIALGLYGVVATLQSADDFGRVLAAYGGIFVAGSIAWGMVADGYRPDRYDVIGALVCLAGMAVIMYAPRGD; this is translated from the coding sequence ATGACCGTCGCTCGTTCGCTCGCCCTGTTCGTCGTGGCCGCCCTCTTCGAGATCGGCGGCGCCTGGCTCGTCTGGCAGGGCATCCGGGAGCACAGGGGCTGGGTCTGGATCGGCGCCGGGGTCATCGCACTCGGTCTCTACGGGGTGGTGGCCACGCTCCAGTCCGCCGACGACTTCGGCCGCGTCCTCGCCGCGTACGGCGGGATCTTCGTGGCCGGCTCGATCGCCTGGGGCATGGTCGCCGACGGCTACCGCCCCGACCGCTATGACGTGATCGGCGCGCTGGTCTGCCTCGCGGGCATGGCCGTCATCATGTACGCACCGCGCGGCGACTGA
- a CDS encoding class I SAM-dependent methyltransferase, whose translation MKARTLGRAAGDVDHGTAGSGRSSHRGPDERVAQFVAEALGGARSVLDVGAGAGSYENVADAVTAVEPSASMRARRPARLTRAVDAVAEDLPFADGEFDAAMTLFSVHQWSDATAGLREVRRVTRGPVVVLTCDPATVRDFWLYDYAPEVLDTEARRHPPVDEIAAALGGTCAVEAVPIPLDCADGFNEAYYGRPEMLLDPAARQACSAWSFVDDGVRERFDRALRHDLASGAWDERFGDLRTRPTYEGSLVIVRATP comes from the coding sequence ATGAAGGCACGTACGCTCGGCCGCGCCGCCGGCGATGTCGACCACGGCACGGCCGGATCCGGCAGGTCGTCCCACCGCGGGCCGGACGAGCGCGTCGCCCAGTTCGTCGCCGAGGCCCTGGGAGGGGCCCGCAGCGTGCTCGACGTCGGTGCGGGCGCCGGGTCGTACGAGAACGTCGCCGACGCCGTGACGGCCGTCGAGCCGTCCGCGTCGATGCGTGCACGGCGTCCGGCCCGGCTCACCCGGGCCGTCGACGCGGTCGCCGAGGACCTGCCTTTCGCCGACGGCGAGTTCGACGCCGCGATGACGCTGTTCAGCGTGCACCAGTGGAGCGACGCGACCGCCGGCCTCCGGGAGGTGCGCCGGGTGACCCGCGGCCCGGTCGTCGTCCTGACCTGCGACCCGGCGACCGTACGGGACTTCTGGCTGTACGACTACGCCCCCGAGGTCCTCGACACCGAGGCCCGCCGCCACCCGCCCGTCGACGAGATCGCGGCCGCGCTGGGCGGAACGTGCGCGGTCGAAGCCGTGCCGATCCCGCTCGACTGCGCCGACGGCTTCAACGAGGCGTACTACGGCCGCCCCGAGATGCTCCTCGACCCGGCGGCCCGCCAGGCCTGCTCCGCCTGGAGCTTCGTCGACGACGGCGTCCGCGAACGCTTCGACCGCGCCCTGCGTCACGACCTGGCGTCCGGCGCCTGGGACGAGCGCTTCGGCGACCTCCGCACCCGCCCGACGTACGAGGGCTCGCTCGTCATCGTCCGGGCCACGCCCTGA
- a CDS encoding ABC transporter permease translates to MKRAGVRTAGTRPPLTLALPALLAVAFLTLPLLGILVRTEWGELLGHLRSPGTVEALKLSLVVSFWALGLSLLLGVPLAWLLARVPFPGKALVRSLVLLPMVLPPTVGGVALLLAFGRRGLLGPWFESTFGITFPFHTSGAVIAATFVAMPFLVISLEGALGGLRPRYEETAASLGASPVRVFFTVTLPMVAPGLIAGAALTWARALGEFGATITFAGNLPGTTQTLPLQVYLLLQDEPEAATSVSLLLLAIAMGVLIALRGRWTGTPSDRRPRPAPETGPEEPAPVPSDAAVPVVPEEARRWALHAEVRGFTRLTLDADPGTTIAVVGPNGAGKTTLLRALLGLTPRAHAELRLGDEDVTALPPHRRHVAWVPQDGALFPHMSALANTAYGLRAQGVSRAEARREARTWLDRLGVGPLGHRRPTQLSGGQAQRVALARALAARPRLLVLDEPLAALDQTTRAHVRHTLRTHLTGFGGVCLIVTHDPVEAVSLADRVLVLDDGRALQDAAPVEVTRHPRSPWVARMLGRNAWPGTATEEGLALDGGGTLVATDPPSPGTPALAIVAPEAVSVHREKPGGSPRNVWSGTVREITASGSRLRVLITSDHAPDLVAEITPQSAAELGLADGVSVWTSVKATEATIVPL, encoded by the coding sequence ATGAAACGAGCAGGCGTACGTACGGCCGGCACCCGGCCGCCCCTGACTCTCGCGCTGCCCGCGCTCCTGGCCGTGGCGTTCCTGACCCTGCCGCTGCTCGGGATCCTCGTCCGTACGGAGTGGGGCGAACTCCTCGGCCACCTGCGCTCACCGGGCACGGTCGAGGCGCTGAAGCTCTCCCTCGTCGTGTCGTTCTGGGCGCTGGGGCTCTCCCTGCTGCTCGGTGTGCCGCTCGCCTGGCTGCTGGCCCGCGTGCCGTTCCCCGGCAAGGCCCTCGTGCGTTCGCTCGTCCTGCTGCCGATGGTGCTGCCACCGACGGTCGGCGGTGTGGCGCTGCTGCTCGCCTTCGGCCGGCGCGGGCTCCTCGGCCCCTGGTTCGAGAGCACCTTCGGCATCACCTTCCCCTTCCACACCTCCGGGGCCGTGATCGCGGCGACGTTCGTCGCGATGCCGTTCCTCGTCATCAGCCTGGAGGGCGCGCTCGGCGGTCTGCGGCCGCGGTACGAGGAGACGGCGGCCTCGCTCGGCGCCTCGCCGGTACGGGTCTTCTTCACCGTCACGCTGCCGATGGTGGCGCCCGGCCTGATCGCGGGCGCGGCGCTCACCTGGGCGCGGGCGCTGGGCGAGTTCGGCGCCACGATCACCTTCGCCGGGAACCTGCCGGGAACGACGCAGACGCTGCCGCTCCAGGTCTATCTGCTGCTCCAGGACGAGCCCGAGGCCGCCACCTCCGTGTCGCTGCTGCTGCTCGCCATCGCCATGGGCGTCCTGATCGCCCTGCGCGGCCGGTGGACGGGGACGCCCTCGGACCGGCGTCCGCGCCCCGCGCCGGAGACCGGCCCCGAGGAACCGGCGCCGGTCCCGTCGGACGCCGCCGTGCCCGTCGTCCCGGAGGAGGCCCGGCGCTGGGCGCTGCACGCCGAGGTCCGCGGCTTCACCCGGCTCACCCTGGACGCCGACCCCGGCACCACCATCGCCGTCGTCGGTCCCAACGGCGCCGGCAAGACCACCCTGCTCCGGGCCCTCCTCGGCCTCACCCCCCGCGCCCACGCCGAACTGCGGCTCGGCGACGAGGACGTCACCGCGCTGCCCCCGCACCGGCGCCATGTCGCCTGGGTCCCGCAGGACGGCGCGCTGTTCCCGCACATGAGCGCCCTCGCCAACACGGCGTACGGACTGCGTGCCCAGGGCGTCTCGCGGGCCGAGGCGCGGCGCGAGGCCCGGACCTGGCTCGACCGGCTCGGCGTCGGCCCTCTCGGCCACCGCCGGCCGACCCAGCTCTCCGGCGGGCAGGCCCAGCGCGTCGCCCTGGCCCGGGCGCTGGCCGCCCGGCCCCGGCTCCTCGTCCTCGACGAGCCGCTCGCCGCGCTCGACCAGACCACCCGCGCGCATGTACGCCACACCCTGCGCACGCACCTCACGGGCTTCGGCGGCGTCTGTCTGATCGTGACCCACGACCCGGTGGAAGCGGTCTCGCTCGCCGACCGCGTCCTCGTCCTCGACGATGGCCGGGCCCTCCAGGACGCGGCCCCCGTCGAGGTCACCCGGCATCCCCGTTCCCCCTGGGTGGCCCGCATGCTGGGCCGCAACGCCTGGCCGGGCACGGCGACCGAGGAGGGCCTCGCGCTGGACGGCGGCGGCACCCTGGTCGCGACCGACCCGCCGTCGCCCGGCACCCCCGCGCTCGCGATCGTCGCGCCCGAGGCGGTCTCCGTTCACCGCGAGAAGCCCGGGGGCAGTCCCCGCAACGTCTGGTCCGGCACCGTACGCGAGATCACGGCGAGCGGCAGCAGGCTCCGGGTCCTGATCACCTCGGACCACGCCCCCGATCTCGTCGCGGAGATCACACCGCAGTCGGCGGCCGAACTCGGCCTGGCCGACGGGGTGTCCGTCTGGACGAGCGTGAAGGCGACGGAGGCGACGATCGTGCCGCTGTGA
- the modA gene encoding molybdate ABC transporter substrate-binding protein, with translation MSLTITATRRRTAAAVLTAALLVPLAACGNNDDTRKDTAGPSGSASASASGAPAANLTVLAAASLTDVFKTAGAAYEKSHPGTKLTFSFAGSQELVAQVSQGSPADVLVTADTKSMDKVKADTGTPAIIAKNRLVIATGEGNPFKVDDLKDLADTKLKVVLAAPEVPAGKYSKQILDAQKITVKPVSQEPNVRAVLSKVELGEADAGLVYKTDAASAADKVDAVEIPDDQNALAKYPAATIKDSRNAEAAAAFVAWLSSPEGQKILQDAGFQKP, from the coding sequence ATGTCGCTCACGATCACCGCCACCAGACGGCGTACCGCCGCCGCCGTGCTCACCGCCGCCCTGCTGGTCCCGCTCGCGGCCTGCGGCAACAACGACGACACCAGGAAGGACACCGCGGGCCCCTCCGGCTCGGCCTCCGCCTCCGCGAGCGGCGCGCCCGCGGCGAACCTGACCGTCCTCGCCGCCGCCTCGCTCACCGACGTCTTCAAGACCGCGGGCGCGGCCTACGAGAAGTCCCACCCGGGCACGAAGCTGACCTTCTCCTTCGCCGGCTCGCAGGAGCTCGTCGCCCAGGTCTCGCAGGGCTCGCCCGCCGACGTCCTGGTCACCGCCGACACCAAGAGCATGGACAAGGTGAAGGCCGACACCGGCACCCCCGCGATCATCGCGAAGAACCGGCTCGTCATCGCCACCGGCGAGGGCAACCCCTTCAAGGTCGACGACCTGAAGGACCTGGCCGACACCAAGCTGAAGGTCGTCCTCGCCGCCCCCGAGGTCCCGGCCGGCAAGTACAGCAAGCAGATTCTGGACGCCCAGAAGATCACGGTGAAGCCGGTCTCCCAGGAGCCCAACGTGCGCGCCGTCCTCAGCAAGGTCGAGCTCGGCGAGGCCGACGCCGGCCTGGTCTACAAGACGGACGCCGCGAGCGCCGCCGACAAGGTCGACGCCGTCGAGATCCCCGACGACCAGAACGCCCTCGCGAAGTACCCGGCCGCCACGATCAAGGACTCCAGGAACGCCGAGGCGGCCGCCGCGTTCGTCGCCTGGCTTTCCTCGCCCGAAGGCCAGAAGATCCTCCAGGACGCCGGCTTCCAGAAGCCGTAA
- a CDS encoding TOBE domain-containing protein — MQSYTIGQAARLLGVSPDTARRWADAGRVATHRDESGRRVIDGKSLAEFSVEIAQSDDDASYTSARNAFPGIVTAIRLGDVAAQVTIQAGPHRLVSLLTREAVEELGLEVGMQATARVKSTSVHIDRT; from the coding sequence ATGCAGTCCTACACGATCGGGCAGGCCGCTCGTCTGCTGGGCGTCAGCCCGGACACGGCGCGGCGCTGGGCGGACGCGGGCCGGGTCGCGACCCACCGCGACGAGAGCGGTCGGCGCGTCATCGACGGGAAGTCGCTCGCCGAGTTCTCCGTGGAGATCGCGCAGAGCGACGACGACGCCTCGTACACCTCGGCGCGCAACGCGTTCCCGGGGATCGTCACGGCGATCAGGCTCGGCGACGTCGCGGCCCAGGTCACGATCCAGGCCGGTCCGCACCGGCTCGTCTCCCTCCTCACCCGTGAGGCCGTGGAGGAACTGGGACTGGAAGTCGGCATGCAGGCCACCGCCCGCGTGAAGTCGACCAGCGTGCACATCGACCGCACCTGA